From Magnolia sinica isolate HGM2019 chromosome 13, MsV1, whole genome shotgun sequence, one genomic window encodes:
- the LOC131224324 gene encoding uncharacterized protein LOC131224324 has protein sequence MDSQPEALGVHLTETTDASKTKAYSSSSRKRGPTRGAFLHEQPDRKKVLKTNEFGQLNEDCLEQKQFTSHIGILTRTHIPIIYQDFRQVPHAHIQMIIESLSRAYEFEGQSWDASLTYVTKRIKETWRNYKKRLTIKYIKDKDPAVVRDNPPPPPPPGIPMEDWLVFVNQHGTEEFKRASERNKINRSKLKGPVCLRRNSMAVPHHQMVKERNLTSDAEIGRCDVYLRAHTSKDKVVQYPDLVEKLDELYSSNPSSKITGVDDALTQLVGSDNRGRMQGLGCSITKTGLKMSAPARSKVENLIKEKDGLVQEIFDIKKSLAKMEAWMELQQHAQSTQNLSSPTIVKSAQASSPDVIYIGRRCDLLGWENRDVVARGQVQKVNPNAVVHYEPLEEGAFVVTLTEIIHPDTHLWKEDGFASTLGEASPRSLVQWGKESLRFQ, from the exons atggattcacaaccagaggcaTTGGGTGTGCACTTGACCGAGACTACAGATGCGAGCAAGACCAAAG cttattcttcttcatctagAAAGAGAGGTCCTACTAGGGGTGCTTTTTTACATGAgcaacctgataggaaaaaagtcctaaagacgaatgaattcgggcaactgAATGAGGATTGTCTTGAACAAAAGCAATTTACATCGCATATCGGTATCCTCACCCGTACTCATATCCCAATCATATACCAGGACTTTCGCCAGGTGCCTCATGCACACATTCAAATGATCATAGAGTCATTGTCACGggcttatgagtttgagggtcaaagttgggatgcGAGTCTTACATATGTAACAAAACGCATCAAGGAAACATGGCGGAATTATAAGAAAAGGTTGACTATAAAATATATTAAAGACAAGGATCCTGCAGTTGTGAGAGAtaatcctcccccccccccccccccaggcatccctatggaggattggttaGTCTTCGTGAATCAACATGGCACTGAGGAATTCAAGAGAGCAAGCGAAAGGAATAAAATCAATCGgtccaagctaaaaggacctgtgTGTCTTAGGAGGAACAGCATGGCTGTGCCTCACCATCAGATG gtgaaggagaggaatcttacctctgatgccgagataggtagatgtgatgtatacttaagagcccatacaagcaaggacaaagttgtccagtaTCCTGACCTTGTT GAAAAATTAGATGAGCTTTATTCTAGCAATCCTTCTTCTAAGATTACCGGTGTTGACGATGCCCTTACAcag ttggttggttctgataatagagggcgaatgcagggtctaggttgctcaataactAAGACAGGACTGAAGATGTCAGCCCCTGcccgttcaaaggtagagaatttgataaaagaaaaggatggCCTAGTACAGGAGATATTTGATATAAAGAAATCATTGGCCAAGATGGAGGCCTGGATGGAGTTGCAGCAACACGCACAATCTACTCAAAACCTCTCATCACCAACAATTGTTAAATCTGCTCAGGCATCGTCA ccggatgttatatatatcggtaggagatgcgacttgcttggttggGAAAATCGTGAtgtagttgctcgtggtcaagtacagaaagttaatccaaatgcagttGTCCATTACGAACCATTGGAGGAGGGAGCTTTTGTTGTTACCCTGACTGAGATTATACATCCTGACACtcatttgtggaaagaagatgggtttgcatctacacttggagaggccagTCCGAGATcacttgtgcaatgggggaaggaATCTTTGAgatttcaataa